A genomic segment from Nicotiana tabacum cultivar K326 chromosome 7, ASM71507v2, whole genome shotgun sequence encodes:
- the LOC107775236 gene encoding uncharacterized protein LOC107775236, with protein sequence MEVVQHRWRLRWSFKNATIVVTLFNLIASIFLLHSFFSSSSSSKPSSVEMYIKEAEEIRRAMLPVELIKRVKEIQKEAYVEPDPVQQKDAKQTAAVDLISRLNNYRSYSDSGSVKVLEEWRKRKMERARQRELEKNGTTI encoded by the exons ATGGAGGTGGTACAACATAGGTGGAGGTTAAGGTGGTCATTCAAGAATGCTACAATTGTTGTCACTTTGTTCAATTTGATTGCTTCCATTTTTCTACTTCACAGCTTtttctcttcttcatcttccagCAAACCATCTTCAG TTGAAATGTATATAAAGGAAGCAGAAGAGATTCGCCGTGCTATGCTGCCTGTGGAGCTAATTAAAAGA GTGAAGGAAATACAGAAAGAAGCATATGTCGAACCAGATCCTGTTCAACAGAAGGATGCAAAACAGACTGCTGCAGTAGACCTCATATCTAGACTGAACAATTATCGGTCATATTCTGATTCAGGCAGTGTGAAAG TTCTGGAAGAATGGCGTAAGCGGAAGATGGAAAGAGCCAGACAACGTGAACTTGAAAAGAATGGAACCACCATCTAA